In one window of Meiothermus sp. DNA:
- a CDS encoding ABC transporter permease, whose protein sequence is MSASMVTPTPKKVRSRVAGMNPWQVFRIAWRAILGNPLRSILTTLGVIIGVAAVVALTMVGQGSTANITRTLQSLGTNLLTIGSATGGRGGGFGLVRFGGPQTITLADAEAVKAAFAGRLAGVAPALQSNQQVKVGASNLNATVIGTWPDYASVRNAQPAEGSFFGEADVQSRRRVAVIGYGIAQDLFGGQDPIGQRLRIAGISFTVVGVLPDKGDSGFASPNYQVMVPLSTYLQRLARSSTGEPRVNAIYVQAPDKDSLSRLQQELTDFMAQRRKVSDPSEYDFSVQNQADALASVNQVTQTMTLFLGGVAGISLLVGGIGIMNIMLVSVTERTREIGIRKALGAKPRDILTQFLVESVVLSVGGGILGIFLGLAMAGSVGQLLRVTPVFDPFSMVLAFVFSVAVGVFFGFYPASRAARLDPVESLRYE, encoded by the coding sequence ATGAGCGCATCCATGGTGACCCCGACCCCCAAAAAAGTGCGCTCGCGCGTGGCCGGAATGAACCCCTGGCAGGTGTTTCGCATCGCCTGGCGGGCCATTCTGGGAAACCCCCTGCGCTCTATTCTGACTACCCTGGGGGTGATTATCGGGGTGGCGGCGGTGGTGGCCCTGACCATGGTGGGCCAGGGCTCAACGGCCAACATCACCCGCACCCTGCAAAGCCTGGGCACCAACCTGCTCACCATCGGGAGTGCCACCGGGGGGCGCGGGGGGGGCTTTGGTCTGGTGCGCTTTGGCGGCCCCCAGACCATCACCCTGGCCGATGCCGAGGCGGTCAAGGCGGCCTTTGCCGGTCGCCTGGCCGGGGTAGCGCCCGCCCTGCAAAGCAACCAGCAGGTGAAGGTGGGGGCCAGCAACCTGAACGCCACCGTGATTGGCACCTGGCCCGACTATGCCAGCGTGCGCAACGCCCAGCCCGCCGAAGGCAGCTTCTTCGGCGAGGCCGACGTGCAAAGCCGAAGGCGGGTGGCGGTGATCGGCTACGGCATCGCCCAGGACTTGTTCGGTGGGCAAGACCCCATCGGCCAGCGCCTGCGCATCGCGGGTATCTCCTTCACGGTGGTGGGGGTGCTGCCCGACAAAGGCGACTCGGGCTTTGCCAGCCCCAACTACCAGGTGATGGTGCCGCTTTCGACCTACCTTCAGCGCCTCGCCCGCAGCAGCACCGGCGAGCCCCGGGTGAACGCTATCTACGTCCAGGCCCCCGACAAGGACTCGCTCTCCCGCCTCCAGCAAGAACTGACCGACTTCATGGCCCAGCGCCGCAAAGTGAGCGACCCCAGCGAGTACGACTTTAGCGTGCAGAACCAGGCCGACGCGCTGGCCTCGGTCAACCAGGTCACCCAGACCATGACCCTCTTTCTGGGCGGGGTGGCCGGGATTAGCCTCCTGGTGGGGGGCATTGGCATCATGAACATCATGCTGGTCTCGGTGACCGAGCGCACCCGCGAGATCGGCATCCGCAAGGCCCTGGGGGCCAAGCCCCGCGACATCCTGACCCAGTTTTTGGTGGAGTCGGTGGTGCTCTCGGTGGGGGGCGGCATTCTGGGCATTTTTCTGGGGCTGGCCATGGCGGGCAGCGTGGGGCAACTGCTGCGGGTGACCCCGGTCTTCGACCCCTTCAGCATGGTGCTGGCTTTCGTATTCTCGGTGGCGGTGGGGGTTTTCTTTGGCTTTTACCCCGCCTCGAGGGCCGCCCGGCTCGACCCGGTGGAGTCGCTCAGGTACGAGTAG
- a CDS encoding TolC family protein, with protein sequence MKNPVPTIATLLALAPPVLAQGALELPQALQALPGTLDWRSADLNYESAVRQLEAAQAALGFKLSGGADYTLRQSGSSLSLSGTASLGVLPWSTSADAARSAERALERAALTRRDARNTLYLALHTQYFNLRQAQTDLSIAQATLALRERQLQIVTAQNQAGTATLSDLLTAQQNLDTARSGLVSAQGALELARLTLASTLGLSPQQLGNPVTPPEEPSLPGEGLEALLQRALSRRSDVLRSQSQLQDAEENLASAERDRLIPNASVSAVYSDSGISLSSGLNFKSGTASLSGAVPLMQGSGGALQQGWSVGLSLSMPIFDPVADSRIRTAQTALQVAQQALESTRKAAELDVRQKYQNLQTARAAISAARAGLNAANQNLRTAQARLQAGTGTSVEVQAAELNRLQAQRNLEAALTQAQLAALALQNALGQDLTTTLGGSK encoded by the coding sequence GTGAAGAACCCTGTACCCACCATCGCCACCCTGCTCGCCTTAGCACCTCCTGTCCTGGCCCAGGGCGCCCTCGAGCTTCCCCAGGCCCTGCAAGCCCTGCCGGGTACCCTGGACTGGAGAAGCGCCGACCTGAACTACGAGAGCGCGGTGCGGCAGCTGGAAGCCGCCCAGGCCGCCCTGGGCTTCAAGCTGTCGGGTGGGGCCGACTACACCCTGCGCCAGAGCGGCAGCAGCCTGAGCCTTTCCGGCACGGCCAGCCTGGGGGTGCTGCCCTGGTCTACGAGCGCCGACGCCGCGCGCAGCGCCGAGCGGGCCCTGGAGCGGGCCGCCCTGACCCGCCGCGATGCTCGCAACACCCTTTACCTGGCCCTGCATACGCAGTACTTCAACCTGCGCCAGGCCCAGACCGACCTGAGCATCGCCCAGGCCACCCTGGCCCTGCGCGAACGCCAGTTGCAGATTGTCACCGCGCAGAACCAGGCCGGCACCGCCACCCTGAGCGACCTGCTCACCGCCCAGCAGAACCTGGACACCGCCCGATCGGGGCTGGTGAGCGCCCAGGGGGCCCTCGAGCTGGCCCGCCTGACCCTGGCCAGCACCCTGGGCCTGAGCCCCCAACAGCTCGGCAACCCCGTCACCCCCCCCGAGGAACCCAGCCTGCCCGGCGAGGGCCTGGAGGCCTTGCTGCAAAGGGCCCTGAGCCGCCGCTCCGACGTGTTGCGAAGCCAGTCCCAATTGCAGGATGCCGAAGAAAACCTGGCCAGCGCCGAGCGCGACCGGCTGATTCCCAATGCTTCGGTGAGCGCGGTTTACAGCGATAGCGGCATTTCGCTCTCGAGCGGGCTGAACTTCAAGAGCGGCACTGCCTCACTTTCTGGAGCGGTGCCGCTAATGCAGGGGAGCGGCGGGGCCTTGCAGCAGGGTTGGAGTGTGGGGCTCTCCCTTAGCATGCCCATTTTCGACCCCGTGGCCGACAGCCGCATCCGCACGGCCCAGACCGCGCTGCAAGTGGCGCAGCAAGCCCTGGAAAGCACCCGCAAGGCCGCCGAGCTGGACGTGCGGCAAAAGTACCAGAACCTCCAGACTGCCCGGGCCGCCATTTCCGCCGCCCGGGCCGGCCTGAATGCGGCCAACCAGAACCTGCGCACCGCCCAGGCCCGGCTGCAGGCCGGCACCGGTACCAGCGTGGAGGTTCAGGCAGCAGAACTCAACCGGCTGCAAGCCCAGCGCAACCTCGAGGCCGCCCTAACCCAGGCCCAACTGGCCGCCCTGGCCCTGCAAAACGCCCTTGGACAGGACCTTACCACCACTCTCGGAGGGAGTAAATGA
- a CDS encoding efflux RND transporter periplasmic adaptor subunit — MTGSRTRTRVPWLWLVVALVLAGLGGAAYWFLRPKPTASNTPAVETAPVQQGVFRVSVSGPGTLEAVQTLAVKPAVNGTVLRLPTVGDRVQRGQLIVQLDPTNYTRALENARLTLQKAQANLDKLRADQASTQAANRQNIASAEVAYANARRDLEAARTNLQATQKLFDLGGASAQSLQSARDAYAKAQAALEVAQVNLNTARQALSLRNSANTQDLRNAQIAVEQARLEVKNAEENLANTKIYAPFDGVVAEVNAQVGSIGVGATVSNSTALLTLIDDSSVNLPVQIDESEIAKVRVGQRVEVTLDAFSGETFEGKVTAIAPKAQIQQNIAFFYVTVNIPNPQRKLRPGMSAEGEIIIEEIQDALTIPKRAVQTVRNRAYVDVLMPDGNKETVRVVLGPDDGVNQVVLEGLQPRQTVVLPSRVQPASNNQGGQGGLRLPLGAPPGGGR, encoded by the coding sequence ATGACTGGCTCCCGTACTCGTACCCGCGTACCCTGGCTTTGGCTGGTTGTGGCCCTGGTCTTGGCCGGGCTGGGGGGCGCGGCCTACTGGTTCCTGCGACCCAAGCCCACCGCCAGCAACACCCCCGCGGTGGAGACTGCGCCTGTGCAGCAAGGGGTGTTTCGGGTCTCGGTCTCGGGGCCGGGCACCCTCGAGGCCGTCCAGACCCTGGCGGTCAAACCGGCAGTCAACGGCACCGTGCTCAGGCTGCCCACCGTGGGCGACCGGGTGCAGCGGGGGCAGCTTATTGTGCAGCTCGACCCCACCAACTACACCCGCGCCCTGGAAAACGCCCGGCTGACCCTGCAAAAGGCCCAGGCCAACCTGGACAAGCTGCGGGCCGACCAGGCCAGCACCCAGGCCGCCAACCGGCAAAACATCGCCAGCGCCGAGGTGGCCTATGCCAACGCCCGGCGCGACCTCGAGGCCGCCCGCACCAACCTGCAGGCCACCCAGAAGCTCTTCGATCTGGGGGGCGCCAGCGCCCAGAGCCTGCAAAGCGCCCGCGACGCCTACGCCAAGGCCCAGGCAGCCCTCGAGGTGGCCCAGGTCAACCTGAACACCGCCCGCCAGGCCCTCTCGCTGCGGAATAGCGCCAACACCCAGGACCTGCGCAACGCCCAGATTGCCGTAGAGCAGGCCCGGCTCGAGGTCAAAAACGCCGAAGAAAATCTGGCCAACACCAAAATCTACGCCCCCTTCGATGGCGTGGTGGCCGAAGTCAACGCCCAGGTGGGCAGCATCGGGGTGGGGGCCACGGTCAGCAACAGCACTGCCCTGCTCACCCTGATCGACGATTCCAGCGTGAACCTGCCAGTGCAGATTGACGAGAGCGAGATTGCCAAGGTGCGGGTGGGCCAGCGGGTCGAGGTAACGCTGGACGCCTTCAGTGGGGAAACCTTTGAAGGCAAAGTTACCGCCATTGCTCCCAAGGCCCAGATTCAGCAGAACATCGCCTTTTTCTACGTAACCGTGAACATCCCCAACCCCCAGCGCAAGCTGCGGCCCGGCATGAGCGCCGAGGGCGAGATTATCATCGAGGAAATCCAGGACGCCCTGACCATCCCCAAGCGGGCCGTGCAGACCGTGCGCAACCGGGCCTATGTGGATGTGCTCATGCCCGACGGCAACAAGGAGACCGTGCGGGTGGTGCTGGGGCCGGACGACGGGGTCAACCAGGTGGTGCTGGAAGGCTTGCAGCCCCGCCAGACCGTGGTGCTGCCCAGCCGGGTGCAGCCGGCCTCGAACAACCAGGGCGGGCAGGGCGGCCTGCGCCTGCCCCTGGGCGCCCCGCCAGGAGGTGGCCGGTGA
- a CDS encoding ABC transporter ATP-binding protein has translation MTVVALDQVRKVYKSGALEFEALKGVSLEIRSGEMVALMGPSGSGKTTLMQIIGLLDRPTSGQYHLAGQDVTTLSENQRAEMRNQEIGFVFQAFHLLPRLNVLENVEVPLIYAGYGPEERRERALEVLQKVGLGDKLKNLPSQLSGGQKQRVAVARALTMRPSILLADEPTGNLDSKTAAEVMRLFQELNDEGTCVIVVTHEADIAEYTGRIVRIRDGQIESDGPNLHRKRAVGGVA, from the coding sequence GTGACGGTGGTCGCGCTAGACCAGGTGCGCAAGGTGTACAAGAGTGGGGCGCTCGAGTTCGAGGCGCTCAAGGGGGTTTCGCTGGAGATTCGCTCGGGCGAGATGGTGGCCCTGATGGGGCCTTCGGGCTCGGGCAAAACCACCCTGATGCAGATTATCGGCCTGCTCGACCGGCCCACCAGCGGGCAGTACCACCTGGCCGGGCAGGACGTGACCACCCTGAGCGAAAACCAGCGGGCCGAGATGCGCAACCAGGAGATTGGCTTTGTGTTCCAGGCTTTTCACCTGCTGCCGCGCCTGAACGTGCTGGAAAACGTGGAGGTGCCGCTCATCTATGCGGGTTACGGCCCCGAAGAACGGCGCGAACGGGCCCTCGAGGTGCTGCAAAAGGTGGGGCTGGGGGACAAGCTAAAAAACCTGCCCTCGCAGCTTTCGGGGGGCCAGAAGCAGCGGGTGGCGGTGGCCCGGGCCCTGACCATGCGCCCCTCCATCCTGCTGGCCGACGAACCGACCGGCAACCTCGACTCCAAGACCGCCGCCGAGGTGATGCGGCTTTTTCAGGAGCTTAACGACGAGGGCACCTGCGTGATTGTGGTGACCCACGAGGCCGATATTGCCGAGTACACCGGGCGCATCGTGCGCATCCGCGACGGGCAGATCGAGTCCGATGGCCCCAACCTTCACCGCAAGCGGGCTGTAGGAGGTGTGGCATGA
- a CDS encoding CPBP family intramembrane glutamic endopeptidase gives MNKKQKIATFVGLFVALGLPFVLDLLLGIRPEDMAIPSRVILFVTEEWTLAFVLLGIVLLWERQSLASIGIKKVSWRDLLWGVLGFIVGAFSFILTMPLVNALGLGTTSSGISQLAQIPIVLRIGIVLTAGITEEILFRGYPIERINALTGRLGLSAFIAYVVFVLLHIPFWGLGGTIQIGVWSIVITILYVKRRNLLACMLMHILNDAYAFILLPLFAQYLP, from the coding sequence ATGAATAAGAAACAAAAGATTGCAACTTTCGTGGGGTTGTTCGTTGCATTGGGATTGCCGTTTGTTCTGGATTTGCTTTTGGGTATACGCCCTGAAGATATGGCTATTCCTTCGCGAGTCATTCTCTTTGTTACAGAAGAATGGACTCTCGCTTTTGTCCTGTTGGGGATTGTTCTTCTTTGGGAAAGGCAATCGCTGGCATCAATTGGCATCAAGAAGGTATCCTGGCGTGATTTGCTTTGGGGAGTGCTGGGGTTCATCGTTGGCGCATTTTCTTTTATCCTGACCATGCCCCTTGTCAATGCACTGGGCTTGGGCACGACGTCGAGTGGCATTTCACAATTAGCGCAAATTCCGATTGTGCTGCGAATAGGGATTGTCCTCACGGCAGGTATTACGGAAGAAATATTGTTTCGTGGTTATCCCATTGAGCGTATAAACGCTCTAACAGGCAGACTTGGCTTAAGCGCATTCATCGCTTATGTGGTATTCGTCTTGCTTCACATACCCTTCTGGGGGCTCGGCGGCACAATCCAGATTGGGGTGTGGAGCATTGTGATCACGATTCTCTACGTCAAACGGAGAAACCTCCTTGCTTGTATGCTGATGCACATCTTGAACGATGCCTACGCTTTTATTCTCTTGCCGTTGTTCGCTCAATATCTACCTTAA
- a CDS encoding TolC family protein, with translation MTHRVSNLLSKPLLLLALLPVCSLGLAQNTLTLPQALSQAYSRGPSLQSAQATLQNATLQLNALKADPSTLVVARTQAEQSAKLAEVNLEATRLSVMQSVVNAYVSLYEAQQNVALFQAQVALNQRNLEVAKARQAAGNATALDVARAQTTLDSSRQSLTNAQSQLPVLAAQLAALLGLSDLGNVMVAAPPAPPVLQADLQALSRDLFSRLPSVLQAQQAVELAELNVKLADNDYTPAVQLNTAKTSLENNQRTLQTAQQNAQTNLTNTHQAAQNAYRSIALAQANVANAQRVVEQSQAALRAGTISALQLQTDQVSLRSAEYALIQAQNTYWKALAAFSVAAGQDFTGLVRAASGP, from the coding sequence ATGACGCACCGTGTCTCGAACCTTCTGTCGAAGCCCTTGCTTTTGCTGGCGCTGCTGCCGGTTTGCTCCCTGGGGTTAGCCCAGAACACCCTCACCCTGCCCCAGGCCCTATCGCAGGCCTACAGCCGGGGCCCCTCGCTGCAAAGCGCCCAGGCCACCCTGCAAAACGCCACCCTGCAGCTCAATGCGCTCAAGGCCGACCCCAGCACCCTGGTGGTGGCCCGCACCCAGGCCGAGCAGAGCGCAAAGCTGGCCGAGGTGAACCTCGAGGCCACCCGGCTTTCGGTCATGCAGAGCGTGGTGAACGCCTACGTAAGCCTCTACGAAGCCCAGCAAAACGTGGCCTTGTTCCAGGCCCAGGTAGCCCTGAACCAGCGCAATCTGGAGGTGGCCAAGGCCCGCCAGGCCGCCGGCAACGCCACCGCCCTGGACGTAGCCCGGGCCCAGACCACCCTGGATAGCTCGAGGCAGTCCCTCACCAACGCCCAGTCCCAGCTCCCGGTGCTGGCCGCCCAGCTTGCCGCGCTGCTGGGCCTGAGCGACCTGGGCAACGTCATGGTGGCCGCTCCTCCGGCCCCTCCGGTGCTGCAAGCCGACCTCCAGGCCCTGAGCCGCGACCTCTTTAGTCGGCTGCCCAGCGTGCTGCAAGCCCAGCAGGCCGTAGAACTTGCCGAACTGAACGTCAAGCTGGCCGATAACGACTACACCCCCGCCGTCCAGCTCAACACAGCCAAAACCAGCCTGGAGAACAACCAGCGCACCCTGCAAACCGCCCAACAGAATGCTCAGACCAACCTAACCAACACCCACCAGGCCGCCCAGAACGCCTACCGCAGCATCGCTTTAGCCCAGGCCAACGTCGCCAACGCCCAGCGGGTGGTGGAGCAGAGCCAGGCCGCCCTGCGGGCCGGCACCATCTCGGCTTTACAACTACAAACCGACCAGGTCTCGCTGCGCAGCGCCGAGTATGCCCTGATTCAGGCGCAAAACACCTACTGGAAAGCCCTGGCGGCTTTCTCGGTGGCAGCAGGCCAGGACTTTACCGGCCTGGTGCGGGCGGCCAGTGGGCCATAG
- a CDS encoding zinc ribbon domain-containing protein, translating to MEEETGIFYRICPRCARAVPTSTDERYCTNDGERLLEACPRCQARFTSPYAQFCGVCGLELAVPVRRN from the coding sequence GTGGAAGAAGAGACAGGGATTTTTTACCGCATCTGTCCGCGCTGTGCCCGGGCTGTACCGACCAGCACAGACGAGCGCTATTGCACCAACGACGGCGAGCGGCTGCTCGAGGCCTGCCCCCGCTGTCAGGCCAGGTTTACCTCGCCCTATGCGCAGTTTTGTGGAGTGTGCGGGCTCGAGCTCGCCGTGCCAGTAAGGAGGAACTAA
- a CDS encoding C1 family peptidase produces MKILQWLGITGFLLVALAACSVGGSKTDPDLFTEANAWKEGIPADAQMVSPEEFQKGIASGELVLSSTAAVAAAKQAREAQYQSDKSFLNGIPDKDPNTQALLAEAAGSPSFEGDRPVSGPGGEPVVLFGLGTQLRNAVETYQRAQSVDNALDDYALSYSLLPEDLKPQAPSPDSLKGKPLAEVKAALEQLDGLLGSKPASLRTARLEPGGGVQPQAINPGNGTDNNGPCTPTNLAKRFWFPLKNFISPVKNQAKRGTCWAFTAIGAVESRERVQNNNPVDLSEQFLVNKVKQDWDSSDYTDGYWSEKALETAVNKGQSFPSEGGWTYNRATSRPSVKDGDSSSYANSCNGYSGTCSDTAHQSRRVCTTFIFTFCSYAKVTFGGPGVASSKTTQVWKNGETFKLNLLRQYLSQGYVLLASFPVYKGFMDDVKNDGVVSNYAKTRLDDKGKEVAGSYGGHAVQIVGFLSNEDMSQFGQTPSIGGGGYFIVKNSWGCGAGDRGFYYVPADYVSGIFNSLSVLNFDGRRSEAWKQEQAAPGGSEAPKITIKTNPATVQLRVETNLAQFFQITHPVAKSVNLSVTSNLDGTLYNGGWSTDSNSLFGPELKRTLNSVGSRTITLLAKYGSSQASSSFVVNVINTPPTLNLQYGGDPHQGEAYPITALITDPNEPDTNKLCGTTTWSVDAPDTLSAGTGCSVSVTFGATGLRQVRVTTQDSDGATATQTLNLNVLPPPPNPYPKITDYGVYSREFTGGQFRFCGSVKVAGGSTIVLSEKGCTLVIGPTPTRYYGGISVENPSNEALTYDWKLYVSGPGFDNVLLADTGSTRNVFDLYNVHNEGLGTDNCRVTVKVNAPDPSRSKGPITVWAGRCTYYSFTLR; encoded by the coding sequence ATGAAAATATTGCAGTGGTTAGGCATCACCGGCTTTTTGCTCGTCGCATTGGCAGCGTGCTCGGTCGGCGGGAGCAAAACCGATCCCGATCTGTTCACCGAGGCCAACGCCTGGAAAGAGGGTATCCCGGCTGACGCCCAGATGGTCAGCCCCGAGGAGTTCCAGAAAGGTATTGCCTCGGGCGAGCTGGTGCTTTCCAGCACCGCCGCAGTCGCCGCAGCCAAACAGGCTCGAGAAGCCCAATACCAAAGCGATAAGAGCTTTCTAAACGGCATCCCGGACAAAGACCCCAACACCCAAGCCCTGCTCGCCGAGGCTGCGGGTAGCCCCAGCTTCGAGGGCGACCGCCCGGTGAGCGGGCCGGGGGGGGAGCCGGTGGTGCTGTTTGGCCTGGGCACCCAGCTGCGCAACGCCGTCGAGACCTACCAGCGCGCGCAAAGCGTGGACAACGCCCTGGACGATTATGCCCTGAGCTACTCGCTCTTGCCCGAGGACCTCAAACCCCAGGCCCCCAGCCCCGATAGCCTCAAGGGAAAGCCGCTGGCCGAGGTCAAAGCCGCCCTCGAGCAGCTCGATGGCCTGTTGGGAAGCAAGCCTGCCAGCCTGCGCACGGCCCGGCTCGAGCCCGGCGGCGGGGTGCAACCCCAAGCCATCAACCCTGGCAACGGCACCGACAACAACGGACCCTGCACCCCTACCAACCTGGCCAAGCGCTTCTGGTTCCCCCTCAAAAACTTCATCAGCCCGGTCAAAAACCAAGCCAAACGCGGCACCTGCTGGGCCTTCACCGCGATCGGGGCGGTGGAAAGCCGCGAGCGGGTGCAAAACAACAACCCCGTAGACCTCTCCGAGCAGTTCCTGGTCAACAAGGTCAAGCAGGACTGGGACTCCAGCGACTACACCGACGGTTACTGGTCGGAGAAGGCCCTCGAGACCGCGGTCAATAAAGGCCAGAGCTTCCCCAGCGAGGGGGGCTGGACCTACAACAGGGCCACCTCACGCCCCAGCGTCAAAGATGGCGACAGCAGTTCGTATGCCAACAGCTGCAACGGCTACAGTGGCACCTGCTCGGATACCGCCCACCAGAGCCGCCGGGTCTGCACCACCTTTATCTTCACTTTTTGTAGCTACGCCAAGGTAACCTTTGGCGGGCCCGGCGTGGCCTCCTCGAAGACCACCCAGGTCTGGAAAAACGGCGAGACCTTCAAGCTCAACCTCCTGCGCCAGTACCTCTCGCAAGGCTATGTGCTCCTGGCTTCGTTCCCGGTCTACAAAGGTTTCATGGACGATGTGAAAAACGACGGCGTGGTGAGCAACTACGCCAAGACCAGGCTCGACGATAAGGGCAAAGAGGTAGCCGGCTCCTACGGCGGCCACGCCGTGCAGATCGTGGGGTTTCTCTCCAATGAAGACATGAGCCAGTTCGGCCAGACCCCCAGCATCGGCGGGGGTGGGTATTTCATCGTCAAGAACTCCTGGGGCTGCGGCGCGGGCGACCGCGGCTTTTACTACGTCCCCGCCGACTATGTCAGCGGCATCTTCAATTCCCTGAGCGTGCTGAACTTCGATGGCCGCCGCAGCGAGGCCTGGAAGCAGGAGCAGGCCGCGCCGGGCGGCTCGGAAGCGCCCAAGATCACCATCAAAACCAACCCCGCTACCGTACAGCTCCGGGTCGAGACCAACCTGGCCCAGTTCTTCCAGATCACCCACCCTGTGGCCAAGAGCGTCAACCTGAGCGTGACCTCAAATCTGGACGGCACCCTCTACAATGGCGGCTGGAGCACCGATTCCAACAGCCTGTTCGGCCCCGAACTCAAGCGCACTCTGAACTCGGTGGGTTCCCGGACTATAACCTTGCTGGCCAAATATGGCAGCAGCCAGGCCAGCAGCAGCTTCGTGGTCAACGTAATCAACACCCCGCCCACCCTGAACCTGCAATACGGGGGAGACCCCCACCAGGGCGAGGCCTACCCCATCACCGCGCTCATTACCGACCCCAACGAACCCGACACCAACAAGCTATGCGGTACCACCACCTGGTCAGTGGATGCGCCCGATACGCTTTCGGCAGGTACGGGCTGCTCGGTCTCGGTCACCTTTGGGGCTACCGGACTCCGCCAGGTGCGCGTGACCACCCAAGATAGCGACGGGGCCACCGCTACCCAGACCCTCAACCTGAACGTGCTGCCCCCACCCCCCAACCCCTACCCCAAGATCACCGATTATGGGGTGTACTCGAGGGAGTTCACCGGTGGGCAGTTCCGCTTCTGCGGGAGCGTAAAGGTAGCCGGCGGCAGCACCATCGTCCTGAGCGAAAAGGGTTGCACCCTTGTCATCGGGCCTACCCCCACCCGCTACTACGGGGGGATCAGCGTAGAGAACCCCAGCAACGAAGCCCTCACCTACGACTGGAAGCTCTACGTAAGCGGCCCGGGGTTTGATAACGTCCTTCTCGCCGATACCGGCTCCACCCGCAACGTCTTTGATCTCTACAACGTCCACAACGAAGGGCTCGGCACCGACAACTGCCGCGTAACTGTCAAGGTCAACGCCCCCGACCCCAGCCGCAGCAAGGGGCCCATCACGGTGTGGGCAGGCAGGTGCACCTACTACTCCTTCACGCTCAGATAG